A section of the Chitinophagaceae bacterium genome encodes:
- a CDS encoding glycosyltransferase family 39 protein, producing the protein MLSNTRGISAVLTWLFIIWGSLNLFILNGYFSLWDQDESAYAGFALQMIETGNWSIPEFLWSEPHRKTPFHFWTIAVSYKIFGVNEFAVRFPGGLAIMLTWLCTYFMGRRVFGHQAAVTAVLLLCASLFLPHLGKISVTDAVLLSWQTMAALGIICFMHEPKKRWLFAVWLGVAGGVMTKGPPVLMLAGGMAFILLIFHPNRWRLLRLHPWFFLPLALLPLYFWGRQAWQYDDGVFVMWMLDWYILDRAKGGVAFGQTGPPGYFLALFILSFLPFLPLFFKSLGVMLKKGVFNSRRNINYLYFFAWFVPSWFLYEFIPSKLPSYALAAMPGIALLMGYYLQNSRFLYELNSTSNKLFASFGLLLAIGIAIGLPLGLNSVIDIGFQPLLYSALGIWLLFSILQLVFIFKKKALMWYQNGMIIGLFFVSVGWLLAVPLLEPARSATKKAANVVIDKPNIEKVYLDIPYPLPSLPFYLHTKKISYTDIRHEAGFENFTTAGHAWITDSERFQERKNYLTESVVLQNYDTYEIDGWISDKGRWLTYIVVVKK; encoded by the coding sequence ATGCTGTCAAATACAAGAGGAATTTCAGCCGTTTTAACATGGCTATTTATTATTTGGGGTAGTTTAAATTTGTTTATTTTAAACGGATATTTCTCGCTTTGGGATCAGGATGAATCTGCTTATGCAGGTTTTGCTCTTCAAATGATAGAGACCGGCAACTGGTCAATTCCTGAATTTCTTTGGTCGGAGCCACACAGAAAAACCCCCTTCCATTTTTGGACTATTGCAGTCAGTTATAAAATCTTTGGAGTAAATGAATTTGCCGTTAGATTTCCGGGAGGTTTGGCAATTATGCTAACCTGGTTGTGTACCTATTTTATGGGCAGGCGGGTTTTTGGCCATCAGGCTGCGGTAACGGCTGTATTGCTTTTGTGTGCTTCATTATTTTTGCCCCATCTCGGAAAAATTTCTGTGACAGATGCTGTTTTGTTATCCTGGCAAACCATGGCAGCCCTCGGGATTATATGTTTTATGCATGAGCCAAAAAAAAGATGGCTGTTTGCAGTTTGGTTGGGGGTTGCAGGAGGTGTAATGACTAAAGGCCCGCCGGTTTTGATGTTGGCAGGGGGCATGGCTTTTATACTGCTGATTTTTCATCCAAATCGCTGGAGATTGTTGCGACTGCATCCATGGTTTTTTCTCCCTCTTGCATTGCTTCCTCTTTATTTTTGGGGTAGACAGGCATGGCAATATGATGATGGTGTTTTTGTAATGTGGATGCTTGACTGGTATATACTGGATAGGGCAAAAGGTGGTGTTGCCTTTGGGCAAACAGGTCCTCCGGGATACTTTTTAGCACTTTTTATTTTATCATTTCTCCCTTTTTTACCCCTGTTTTTTAAGTCCCTTGGAGTAATGTTGAAAAAAGGAGTTTTCAATTCCAGGCGCAACATTAATTATCTTTATTTCTTTGCCTGGTTTGTCCCCTCCTGGTTTTTATATGAATTCATTCCCAGTAAACTACCTTCATATGCACTTGCCGCAATGCCGGGAATAGCCCTTTTAATGGGCTACTATTTACAAAATAGCCGTTTTTTATATGAGCTGAATTCTACATCCAACAAGCTGTTTGCTTCTTTTGGATTACTTTTAGCAATAGGAATTGCGATTGGTTTGCCTCTGGGGTTAAACTCTGTCATAGATATCGGCTTTCAGCCTTTGTTATATTCAGCCTTAGGAATATGGTTACTGTTTTCTATCCTTCAGTTGGTTTTTATTTTCAAAAAGAAAGCATTGATGTGGTATCAAAATGGAATGATTATAGGTTTGTTTTTTGTTAGTGTCGGTTGGTTATTGGCAGTTCCATTATTAGAACCTGCACGTTCTGCTACTAAAAAGGCTGCTAATGTTGTTATAGATAAACCAAATATTGAAAAAGTATATTTAGATATTCCTTATCCACTGCCTTCTTTGCCTTTTTATTTGCACACCAAGAAAATCTCATATACAGACATAAGGCATGAAGCCGGTTTTGAAAATTTCACTACAGCAGGTCATGCATGGATTACAGATTCTGAAAGATTTCAGGAAAGGAAAAATTATCTTACAGAAAGTGTTGTGCTGCAAAATTATGACACATATGAGATAGATGGATGGATCTCTGATAAAGGACGATGGCTGACATATATAGTTGTAGTAAAGAAATAA
- a CDS encoding alpha/beta hydrolase: protein MKKAELNYVKKGKGPVMLLLHGFGFDGTVWDMMLPELSETFTLIIPDMPGFGNSDLPKDKPLTIDSIADKIDEIIEIEKVKEFTFTGHSMGGYVGLAYLDKFPQKLNYLALLNSHAFEDSADRVGNRKKTLEFIEKYGSRPFIKEFYKTIFHADFKLNFPEVYDSLLKKSSSIPAESLICSTKAMINRPDRTTVVRKSNVPLCLILGDQDKFMILEQCAKMAELADFTDFHILKNSGHMGLLEEPTKVSGILKKTLNFQKKIH from the coding sequence ATGAAAAAGGCTGAGTTGAATTATGTAAAAAAAGGGAAAGGGCCGGTGATGCTGCTATTGCATGGTTTTGGTTTTGATGGCACTGTGTGGGATATGATGTTGCCGGAGCTTAGTGAAACTTTTACTTTAATTATTCCGGATATGCCGGGATTTGGAAATTCTGACTTGCCAAAAGATAAACCCTTAACAATCGATTCAATAGCTGATAAAATTGATGAAATAATAGAAATTGAAAAAGTAAAAGAGTTTACTTTTACCGGTCATTCAATGGGCGGCTATGTAGGTTTGGCTTATTTAGATAAGTTTCCTCAAAAGTTAAATTATTTGGCATTACTAAATTCTCATGCATTTGAAGATAGTGCAGATCGTGTCGGTAACAGGAAAAAAACTTTGGAATTTATTGAGAAATATGGAAGCAGACCATTTATAAAGGAGTTTTACAAGACAATTTTTCACGCTGATTTTAAATTAAATTTTCCTGAAGTTTATGATAGCTTATTGAAAAAATCATCATCAATACCGGCTGAGAGTCTTATTTGCTCTACAAAAGCCATGATAAACAGGCCTGACCGAACTACAGTTGTCCGGAAATCTAATGTTCCATTGTGCTTGATTCTGGGCGATCAGGACAAATTTATGATACTGGAACAATGTGCTAAAATGGCAGAGTTAGCAGATTTTACTGACTTTCATATTTTAAAAAACTCAGGGCACATGGGATTGCTGGAAGAACCTACAAAGGTTTCGGGAATTCTGAAAAAAACTTTAAATTTTCAAAAGAAAATTCATTAA
- a CDS encoding ATP-binding cassette domain-containing protein — protein MNSILSLQEVSKIYGNEKILHNISLEVPEGNLFGLLGPNGAGKTTLIRIITDIIGADAGRVFIKGIENPKNRQTLIGYMPEERGLYRKMKVGEHLIYLARLKGLSSKVAKERIHFWLEKFEIEQWWKKKIEELSKGMQQKIQFIATVVHDPEILILDEPFSGLDPVNASLIRKEIFELKDKGKTIIFSTHRMEQVEEICEKIALIHKGEKVLEGKVSDIKESFKENIYKLEFDSENLPAVSENDVYEVINQNHNTVVVKMPADKTSNELIRFYLDRGMGIKSFNEILPTINEIFIKKVTEN, from the coding sequence ATGAATAGTATTTTGAGCTTACAGGAAGTCTCGAAAATTTATGGAAATGAGAAAATTTTACATAATATTAGTTTAGAAGTTCCCGAAGGAAATCTTTTTGGATTATTGGGACCGAATGGTGCAGGGAAAACCACACTTATCCGGATTATTACGGATATAATTGGCGCAGATGCAGGTCGTGTTTTTATAAAAGGAATTGAAAACCCTAAAAATAGACAGACTTTAATCGGATATATGCCGGAAGAAAGGGGATTGTACCGAAAAATGAAAGTCGGAGAACATTTGATTTATCTTGCAAGATTGAAGGGTTTGAGCTCAAAGGTAGCAAAGGAGCGAATTCATTTTTGGTTAGAAAAGTTTGAAATAGAGCAGTGGTGGAAGAAAAAAATTGAAGAGTTGTCCAAGGGTATGCAACAAAAAATACAGTTTATAGCTACAGTTGTACACGACCCGGAAATTTTAATACTGGATGAACCTTTTTCAGGACTTGATCCTGTAAATGCCAGTTTAATACGAAAAGAAATATTTGAACTAAAAGACAAGGGTAAAACTATCATTTTTTCAACGCACCGAATGGAGCAAGTAGAAGAAATATGTGAAAAAATTGCACTCATACATAAAGGAGAGAAAGTTTTAGAAGGCAAAGTGAGTGATATTAAAGAATCTTTTAAAGAAAATATTTACAAGCTTGAATTTGATTCAGAAAACCTTCCGGCTGTTTCTGAAAATGATGTATATGAAGTGATTAATCAGAATCATAATACAGTAGTTGTGAAAATGCCGGCAGATAAAACATCTAATGAATTGATTAGATTTTATCTGGATAGAGGTATGGGGATTAAATCATTTAATGAAATCCTCCCGACTATCAATGAAATTTTTATAAAAAAAGTAACCGAAAATTAG
- a CDS encoding ABC transporter permease — protein sequence MEKIRLIIFREFWTRVRKKSFILTTVLAPLGFVLFFIAIFFISAYSMESRQRVVVLDESNFFKMKIPDGQGLYFFFQDTTLTYLEENYKEMGFDGILYIPEIRNLQFPAGIVYQSENQPGRQTISYIERRLSERLREVKVEQTNIDSEILKEIQAISVSVSPRVISAAGTREANTIVATAIGYIMGFVIYIVLFVYGTMLMKGVMEEKTNRIVEIIASSVKPFQLMMGKIIGIGLVGITQFVLWAVLITIANVFLSLAFSGSISSLDEIAGPSAAAEASGVNPDQVMETIAAVRDLPLLKIGLTFIFYFIGGYLLYGALFAAIGSATNDDGDLQSLTFPISIPIIISMVIMMSVVSAPDSPLAFWSSMIPLSSPIIMPARIAFGVPLWEVLLSMSFLIAGFVFTTWFASKVYRTGILMYGKKVTVRELFRWVWYR from the coding sequence ATGGAAAAAATACGCTTAATCATTTTTCGAGAATTTTGGACAAGGGTGCGAAAAAAGTCGTTTATTCTAACTACAGTACTTGCTCCATTGGGGTTTGTCTTGTTTTTTATAGCTATTTTCTTTATTAGCGCATACTCTATGGAGAGCAGACAAAGGGTGGTGGTTTTAGACGAAAGTAATTTTTTTAAAATGAAAATTCCTGATGGTCAGGGTTTATATTTTTTCTTTCAGGATACCACTCTTACCTATCTGGAAGAAAATTATAAAGAGATGGGGTTTGATGGAATTTTGTATATCCCGGAAATCAGAAATTTGCAATTCCCTGCAGGAATAGTTTATCAATCGGAAAATCAACCCGGAAGACAAACTATATCATATATAGAAAGGCGCTTAAGTGAGCGTTTGCGGGAAGTTAAAGTAGAACAAACAAATATTGATAGTGAGATTTTAAAGGAAATACAGGCAATTTCTGTTTCTGTAAGTCCCCGGGTGATTAGTGCAGCAGGCACTAGGGAAGCAAATACCATAGTCGCCACCGCAATAGGATATATAATGGGTTTTGTGATTTACATAGTCTTATTTGTTTACGGTACCATGTTGATGAAAGGTGTTATGGAAGAAAAAACAAATCGGATAGTAGAAATTATAGCATCTTCTGTAAAACCTTTTCAATTAATGATGGGTAAGATAATCGGTATTGGATTGGTAGGTATCACCCAATTTGTATTGTGGGCCGTATTAATTACCATTGCCAATGTATTTTTAAGTCTGGCATTTTCAGGGAGTATATCCTCACTCGATGAAATAGCCGGCCCATCAGCTGCTGCTGAAGCCAGCGGAGTAAATCCGGATCAGGTAATGGAAACAATTGCTGCTGTTAGAGATTTACCTTTGCTCAAGATCGGACTGACTTTTATCTTTTATTTCATTGGCGGATATTTGCTTTATGGAGCCTTGTTTGCTGCAATCGGCTCAGCTACTAATGATGACGGAGATTTACAATCTTTGACTTTCCCAATTTCTATTCCTATTATCATCTCAATGGTTATAATGATGTCTGTGGTGTCTGCACCGGATAGCCCCTTAGCTTTTTGGTCATCTATGATTCCGCTATCCAGTCCTATTATTATGCCTGCCAGAATAGCATTCGGGGTTCCCTTATGGGAAGTCTTGCTTTCAATGAGCTTTTTAATTGCCGGCTTTGTATTTACAACCTGGTTCGCTTCAAAAGTTTATCGAACCGGAATATTAATGTATGGTAAAAAAGTAACTGTCAGAGAACTATTCCGCTGGGTATGGTATCGTTAG